A single region of the Anguilla rostrata isolate EN2019 chromosome 11, ASM1855537v3, whole genome shotgun sequence genome encodes:
- the inavaa gene encoding innate immunity activator protein isoform X1, which produces MKDMDSKEEISDTDSGIILQSGPDSPTSPIKDLTTHTRAMKLKHQALEDRLELCLLELRKLCVREAELTGQLSSDYPLLPGEKPPRIRRRIGAAFKLSDESIWQDGGDPELQSVEAELALQQQIYEAARMLALEEHLSKQQRRSRQQQCKREGRKVKELQEAVLRLRLQHGGGATPPLQHTASQRDPGISDDSSLSDTVALDDDVESTQSSLPASETPVISNPQKPPEDPPQLLPPSTQLAPCQTLVDLRSGEDYGLGLECSPIQNSPWKESSLDQPYQNPRKPQSGCSSRSSSPAMTAVSTPGEPQLGDAPIPFPLASVKSLPLHHAHSNSAPSTPELHTRRQYSQSFRLPNKSSQDSDQRRGRAQLPRRRLTDFTTTSPQYSPLRLGQRNPVYLSSSEDSNSEQSLPSYTSSPCREVPVKVAKPCPPPYGYHFSQHNKNGGAHHSRPLAFTGPSFYRVSQHQSTPSFYRVCAVEEGIGCPPEIDMGRLCLGPPLAPPPFSGPPARRERWCEEAPPLLRVLRPPPPQSRLARAPSLREYPHHPSLGLPRELVSEELKSWHQRSQVCGPRPRSLDRQGAFRLRNVSGRDSPLSQQHHFPQQQFPQRRVLQRAPDGTPVQWYVEEDSEIVSQV; this is translated from the exons ATGAAAGACATGGACAGCAAGGAGGAGATCAGCGATACAGACAGTGGCATCATACTGCAGTCTG GCCCGGACAGCCCCACCTCTCCCATTAAAGACCTGACGACTCACACACGCGCCATGAAGCTGAAGCACCAGGCGCTGGAGGATCGGCTGGAGCTGTGCCTGCTGGAGCTGAGGAAGCTGTGTGTGCGAGAAGCG GAGCTGACGGGACAGCTTTCGTCAGACTACCCGCTGCTGCCCGGAGAGAAGCCCCCGCGAATCCGCCGGCGAATCGGGGCTGCGTTCAAGCTCAGCGACGAGAGCATCTGGCAGGACGGAGGG GACCCTGAGCTGCAGTCcgtggaggcggagctggccctgcagcagcagatCTATGAAGCGGCCCGTATGTTGGCCCTTGAGGAACACCTGAGCAAGCAGCAGAGGCGGAGCCGGCAGCAGCAGTGCAAACGGGAAGGGCGGAAggtgaaggagctgcaggaggcggTGCTGCGGCTCAGGCTGCAGCATGGAGGAGGCGCCACGCCTCCTCTGCAGCACACAGCCTCCCAGAGAG ATCCTGGAATCTCTGATGATAGCTCCTTGTCTGACACCGTGGCACTCGATGACG ATGTAGAGTCCACCCAGTCCTCTCTCCCAGCTTCAGAGACCCCCGTGATCTCCAACCCCCAAAAACCCCCTGAGGACCCCCCCCAGCTCCTTCCTCCCAGCACCCAACTCGCCCCCTGTCAGACTCTGGTGGACCTGAGGTCCGGAGAGGACTATGGCCTTGGACTGGAGTGCTCGCCCATCCAGAACTCCCCCTGGAAGGAGTCCAGCCTGGACCAGCCCTACCAAAACCCCAGGAAACCTCAGTCAGGCTGCAGCAGCCGGTCAAG TAGTCCGGCAATGACCGCTGTGTCCACACCGGGGGAGCCCCAGTTGGGAGACGCCCCCATCCCATTCCCATTGGCCAGCGTTAAGAGCCTGCCCCTGCACCACGCCCACtcgaacagcgccccctccaccccggaGCTGCACACGCGCCGCCAGTACTCCCAGTCCTTCAG GCTTCCCAACAAGTCCTCTCAGGACTCTGATCAGAGACGTGGGCGGGCCCAGTTGCCACGGCGACGGCTGACCGACTTCACCACAACCTCGCCCCAGTACTCGCCCCTGAGGTTGGGACAGAGAAACCCTGTGTACCTGTCCAGCTCCGAAGACAGCAACTCTGAACAATCCCTGCCCTCGTACACCAGCTCGCCCTGCCGCGAGGTCCCCGTCAAGGTGGCCAAGCCATGCCCGCCTCCGTACGGCTACCACTTTTCCCAGCACAACAAAAATGGCGGTGCCCACCACAGCAGGCCCCTGGCATTCACCGGGCCTAGCTTCTACAGGGTCTCCCAGCACCAGTCCACGCCCAGCTTCTACAGGGTGTGTGCCGTGGAAGAGGGGATTGGCTGCCCCCCTGAGATTGACATGGGACGGCTGTGCTTGGGCCCTCCCCTGgcaccccctcccttctccgGCCCCCCAGCCCGGCGTGAGCGCTGGTGTGAGGAGGCCCCCCCTCTGCTGCGGGTGCtcaggcccccacccccccagagcagGCTGGCCCGTGCCCCCTCCCTCAGAGAgtacccccaccacccctccctggGGCTGCCCCGTGAGCTGGTGTCCGAAGAGCTCAAGTCCTGGCACCAGCGCAGCCAGGTGTGCGGCCCACGACCCCGGTCCCTGGACCGCCAGGGCGCGTTTCGGCTGAGGAACGTGTCGGGACGGGACTCCCCTCTCTCGCAGCAGCACCACTTCCCCCAACAG CAGTTCCCCCAGAGGCGCGTTCTGCAGAGAGCTCCGGACGGGACCCCCGTGCAGTGGTACGTGGAGGAAGACTCGGAGATCGTCAGCCAGGTGTAG
- the inavaa gene encoding innate immunity activator protein isoform X2, whose protein sequence is MKDMDSKEEISDTDSGIILQSGPDSPTSPIKDLTTHTRAMKLKHQALEDRLELCLLELRKLCVREAELTGQLSSDYPLLPGEKPPRIRRRIGAAFKLSDESIWQDGGDPELQSVEAELALQQQIYEAARMLALEEHLSKQQRRSRQQQCKREGRKVKELQEAVLRLRLQHGGGATPPLQHTASQRDPGISDDSSLSDTVALDDDVESTQSSLPASETPVISNPQKPPEDPPQLLPPSTQLAPCQTLVDLRSGEDYGLGLECSPIQNSPWKESSLDQPYQNPRKPQSGCSSRSSSPAMTAVSTPGEPQLGDAPIPFPLASVKSLPLHHAHSNSAPSTPELHTRRQYSQSFRLPNKSSQDSDQRRGRAQLPRRRLTDFTTTSPQYSPLRLGQRNPVYLSSSEDSNSEQSLPSYTSSPCREVPVKVAKPCPPPYGYHFSQHNKNGGAHHSRPLAFTGPSFYRVSQHQSTPSFYRVCAVEEGIGCPPEIDMGRLCLGPPLAPPPFSGPPARRERWCEEAPPLLRVLRPPPPQSRLARAPSLREYPHHPSLGLPRELVSEELKSWHQRSQVCGPRPRSLDRQGAFRLRNVSGRDSPLSQQHHFPQQFPQRRVLQRAPDGTPVQWYVEEDSEIVSQV, encoded by the exons ATGAAAGACATGGACAGCAAGGAGGAGATCAGCGATACAGACAGTGGCATCATACTGCAGTCTG GCCCGGACAGCCCCACCTCTCCCATTAAAGACCTGACGACTCACACACGCGCCATGAAGCTGAAGCACCAGGCGCTGGAGGATCGGCTGGAGCTGTGCCTGCTGGAGCTGAGGAAGCTGTGTGTGCGAGAAGCG GAGCTGACGGGACAGCTTTCGTCAGACTACCCGCTGCTGCCCGGAGAGAAGCCCCCGCGAATCCGCCGGCGAATCGGGGCTGCGTTCAAGCTCAGCGACGAGAGCATCTGGCAGGACGGAGGG GACCCTGAGCTGCAGTCcgtggaggcggagctggccctgcagcagcagatCTATGAAGCGGCCCGTATGTTGGCCCTTGAGGAACACCTGAGCAAGCAGCAGAGGCGGAGCCGGCAGCAGCAGTGCAAACGGGAAGGGCGGAAggtgaaggagctgcaggaggcggTGCTGCGGCTCAGGCTGCAGCATGGAGGAGGCGCCACGCCTCCTCTGCAGCACACAGCCTCCCAGAGAG ATCCTGGAATCTCTGATGATAGCTCCTTGTCTGACACCGTGGCACTCGATGACG ATGTAGAGTCCACCCAGTCCTCTCTCCCAGCTTCAGAGACCCCCGTGATCTCCAACCCCCAAAAACCCCCTGAGGACCCCCCCCAGCTCCTTCCTCCCAGCACCCAACTCGCCCCCTGTCAGACTCTGGTGGACCTGAGGTCCGGAGAGGACTATGGCCTTGGACTGGAGTGCTCGCCCATCCAGAACTCCCCCTGGAAGGAGTCCAGCCTGGACCAGCCCTACCAAAACCCCAGGAAACCTCAGTCAGGCTGCAGCAGCCGGTCAAG TAGTCCGGCAATGACCGCTGTGTCCACACCGGGGGAGCCCCAGTTGGGAGACGCCCCCATCCCATTCCCATTGGCCAGCGTTAAGAGCCTGCCCCTGCACCACGCCCACtcgaacagcgccccctccaccccggaGCTGCACACGCGCCGCCAGTACTCCCAGTCCTTCAG GCTTCCCAACAAGTCCTCTCAGGACTCTGATCAGAGACGTGGGCGGGCCCAGTTGCCACGGCGACGGCTGACCGACTTCACCACAACCTCGCCCCAGTACTCGCCCCTGAGGTTGGGACAGAGAAACCCTGTGTACCTGTCCAGCTCCGAAGACAGCAACTCTGAACAATCCCTGCCCTCGTACACCAGCTCGCCCTGCCGCGAGGTCCCCGTCAAGGTGGCCAAGCCATGCCCGCCTCCGTACGGCTACCACTTTTCCCAGCACAACAAAAATGGCGGTGCCCACCACAGCAGGCCCCTGGCATTCACCGGGCCTAGCTTCTACAGGGTCTCCCAGCACCAGTCCACGCCCAGCTTCTACAGGGTGTGTGCCGTGGAAGAGGGGATTGGCTGCCCCCCTGAGATTGACATGGGACGGCTGTGCTTGGGCCCTCCCCTGgcaccccctcccttctccgGCCCCCCAGCCCGGCGTGAGCGCTGGTGTGAGGAGGCCCCCCCTCTGCTGCGGGTGCtcaggcccccacccccccagagcagGCTGGCCCGTGCCCCCTCCCTCAGAGAgtacccccaccacccctccctggGGCTGCCCCGTGAGCTGGTGTCCGAAGAGCTCAAGTCCTGGCACCAGCGCAGCCAGGTGTGCGGCCCACGACCCCGGTCCCTGGACCGCCAGGGCGCGTTTCGGCTGAGGAACGTGTCGGGACGGGACTCCCCTCTCTCGCAGCAGCACCACTTCCCCCAACAG TTCCCCCAGAGGCGCGTTCTGCAGAGAGCTCCGGACGGGACCCCCGTGCAGTGGTACGTGGAGGAAGACTCGGAGATCGTCAGCCAGGTGTAG